Proteins encoded within one genomic window of Citrobacter amalonaticus Y19:
- a CDS encoding MFS transporter → MTELPNSTRWQLWIVAFGFFMQSLDTTIVNTALPSMAKSLGESPLHMHMVVVSYVLTVAVMLPASGWLADKIGVRNIFFTAIVLFTLGSLFCAGSGTLNELVMARVLQGIGGAMMVPVGRLTVMKIVPREQYMAAMTFVTLPGQIGPLLGPALGGILVEYASWHWIFLINLPVGIIGAIATLMLMPNYTMQTRRFDLSGFLLLAAGMAVLTLALDGSKGMGISPLALGALVVCGVAAILLYLKHAKGNPRALFSLHLFRTPTFSLGLFGSFAGRIGSGMLPFMTPVFLQIGLGFSPFHAGLMMIPMVLGSMGMKRIVVQVVNRFGYRRVLVTTTLGLSVVTLLFMSTALLGWYYVLPLVLFIQGMVNSTRFSSMNTLTLKDLPDELASSGNSLLSMIMQLSMSIGVTVAGLLLGMFGQQHMTVDSGTSHSVFMYTWLCMAFIIALPAVIFARVPNDTHKNVVIARRKRRT, encoded by the coding sequence ATGACAGAACTACCCAACAGCACCCGCTGGCAACTGTGGATTGTGGCATTCGGTTTCTTTATGCAGTCGCTGGATACCACCATCGTCAATACCGCGCTTCCCTCGATGGCGAAAAGCCTCGGGGAAAGCCCGTTGCATATGCACATGGTCGTGGTCTCGTATGTGCTGACCGTGGCGGTCATGCTGCCTGCCAGCGGTTGGCTGGCGGACAAAATCGGCGTGCGGAACATTTTCTTTACTGCCATTGTGCTGTTTACCCTGGGTTCGCTGTTTTGCGCTGGTTCCGGCACGCTGAATGAACTGGTCATGGCGCGGGTGTTGCAAGGCATCGGCGGAGCCATGATGGTGCCGGTCGGCAGGCTGACGGTGATGAAGATTGTCCCGCGCGAGCAGTACATGGCGGCGATGACGTTTGTCACGCTGCCTGGCCAGATTGGCCCGCTGCTCGGCCCGGCACTGGGCGGGATCCTCGTGGAATATGCCTCCTGGCACTGGATTTTCCTGATCAATCTCCCGGTCGGTATTATTGGTGCTATCGCCACGCTGATGCTGATGCCCAACTACACCATGCAAACCCGACGCTTTGATCTCTCGGGTTTTCTGCTGCTGGCAGCCGGGATGGCGGTTCTGACCCTCGCGCTGGACGGCAGCAAAGGGATGGGAATTTCACCACTCGCCCTCGGCGCGCTGGTGGTGTGTGGCGTGGCGGCCATTTTACTCTACCTGAAACACGCCAAAGGTAACCCGCGGGCGCTGTTCAGCCTCCACCTGTTTCGCACGCCGACTTTCTCGCTGGGGCTGTTCGGCAGCTTCGCCGGACGCATCGGAAGCGGCATGTTGCCCTTTATGACGCCGGTCTTTTTGCAGATTGGTCTCGGCTTTTCCCCGTTTCACGCCGGTCTGATGATGATCCCCATGGTGCTCGGCAGTATGGGCATGAAACGCATCGTCGTGCAGGTAGTTAATCGCTTTGGCTATCGGCGGGTGCTGGTCACCACCACGCTCGGACTGTCGGTGGTGACCCTGCTGTTTATGTCCACCGCCCTGCTTGGCTGGTATTACGTGCTGCCGCTGGTGCTGTTTATTCAGGGCATGGTCAACTCGACGCGTTTCTCCTCCATGAACACCCTGACCCTGAAAGATCTGCCGGATGAGTTGGCCAGCAGCGGGAACAGCCTGTTGTCGATGATTATGCAGCTCTCGATGAGTATCGGCGTCACCGTCGCCGGGTTGCTGCTGGGGATGTTCGGACAGCAGCACATGACTGTCGATAGTGGAACATCACATAGCGTCTTTATGTACACCTGGCTGTGTATGGCTTTTATCATCGCCTTACCTGCCGTGATCTTTGCCCGCGTCCCGAATGATACCCACAAAAATGTCGTCATTGCGCGACGCAAAAGGAGAACCTGA
- the baeS gene encoding two-component system sensor histidine kinase BaeS, which translates to MKLWRPGITGKLFLAIFATCIVLLISMHWAVRVSFERGFIDYIKNGNEQRLTMLSDALGEQYQLHGNWRFLRNNDRFVFQILRSFEHDKDDDRSGPGMPPHGWRTQFWVVDQDAHVMVGPRGPVPADGTRRPILVNGLEVGAVIASPVERLTRNTDINFDKQQRRTSWLIVALSTLLAALATFPLARGLLAPVKRLVEGTHKLAAGDFTTRVTATSADELGKLAQDFNQLASTLEKNQQMRRDFMADISHELRTPLAVLRGELEAIQDGVRKFTPESVASLQAEVGTLTKLVDDLHQLSMSDEGALAYQKTAVDLIPLLEVAGGAFRERFASRGLTLQFSLPDSVTVFGDRDRLMQLFNNLLENSLRYTDSGGGLRISAALRDKRVLITFADSAPGVSDDQLQRLFERFYRTEGSRNRASGGSGLGLAICVNIVDAHNGHIHAAHSPFGGVSITVELPLERDLQRDV; encoded by the coding sequence ATGAAGCTCTGGCGACCCGGTATTACCGGCAAACTGTTTCTGGCGATTTTCGCCACCTGCATCGTGCTGTTGATCAGTATGCATTGGGCGGTGCGCGTCAGCTTCGAGCGAGGGTTCATTGATTACATTAAGAACGGCAACGAACAGCGCCTGACCATGCTCAGCGATGCGTTAGGCGAGCAGTACCAGTTGCACGGCAACTGGCGTTTTCTGCGCAATAACGATCGCTTTGTGTTCCAGATACTCCGTTCATTTGAGCATGATAAAGACGATGACAGATCAGGTCCCGGCATGCCGCCGCACGGCTGGCGCACCCAGTTCTGGGTGGTGGACCAGGATGCCCATGTGATGGTCGGCCCGCGCGGCCCGGTTCCCGCAGACGGCACGCGGCGGCCCATTCTGGTGAACGGCCTTGAGGTCGGTGCGGTGATCGCCTCGCCTGTCGAACGCCTGACGCGTAATACGGACATCAATTTTGATAAGCAGCAGCGGCGCACCAGTTGGCTTATCGTCGCGCTGTCGACCCTGTTGGCGGCGCTGGCGACCTTCCCACTCGCGCGCGGACTGCTGGCCCCGGTCAAACGTCTGGTCGAAGGTACGCACAAACTGGCTGCGGGAGATTTCACTACCCGCGTCACCGCCACCAGCGCCGATGAACTGGGCAAACTGGCACAGGACTTCAACCAGCTCGCCAGTACGCTGGAAAAGAATCAGCAGATGCGCCGGGACTTTATGGCCGATATCTCGCATGAGCTGCGCACGCCGCTGGCAGTGCTGCGCGGTGAACTGGAAGCGATTCAGGATGGGGTGCGAAAATTCACGCCGGAGTCGGTGGCCTCGTTACAGGCGGAAGTCGGTACGCTGACCAAACTGGTCGACGATCTGCACCAGCTTTCGATGTCTGACGAAGGCGCGCTGGCCTATCAAAAAACCGCGGTTGATTTGATCCCGCTACTGGAAGTGGCGGGCGGCGCATTCCGTGAACGTTTCGCCAGTCGCGGCCTGACGTTACAGTTTTCCCTGCCCGATAGCGTGACCGTGTTCGGCGATCGCGATCGCCTGATGCAGTTGTTCAACAACCTGCTGGAAAACAGCCTTCGTTACACTGACAGCGGCGGCGGATTGCGTATCAGCGCAGCGCTGCGCGACAAACGCGTGCTGATCACCTTTGCCGACTCCGCGCCGGGGGTCAGTGACGATCAGCTTCAGAGACTGTTCGAGCGATTCTACCGCACCGAAGGTTCACGCAACCGCGCCAGCGGAGGTTCCGGTCTGGGGCTGGCGATTTGTGTCAACATCGTCGACGCACATAATGGTCACATCCACGCTGCCCATTCGCCTTTTGGTGGGGTTAGCATTACAGTAGAGTTACCGCTGGAACGCGATTTACAGAGAGACGTATGA
- the baeR gene encoding two-component system response regulator BaeR — translation MTELPIDENTPRILIVEDEPKLGQLLIDYLRAASYAPTLISHGDQVLPYVRQTPPDLILLDLMLPGTDGLTLCREIRRFSEVPIVMVTAKIEEIDRLLGLEIGADDYICKPYSPREVVARVKTILRRCKPQRELQQLDAESPLVVDESRFQASWRGKMLDLTPAEFRLLKTLSHEPGKVFSREQLLNHLYDDYRVVTDRTIDSHIKNLRRKLEALDEEPSFIRAVYGVGYRWEADACRIA, via the coding sequence ATGACTGAGTTACCCATTGATGAAAACACACCACGCATCCTGATTGTGGAAGATGAACCCAAGCTGGGACAGTTACTTATCGATTATCTGCGCGCCGCAAGCTATGCCCCGACGCTGATTAGCCATGGTGACCAGGTGCTGCCCTATGTGCGCCAGACGCCGCCGGATCTGATCCTGCTGGATTTGATGCTGCCGGGTACCGACGGTCTGACCCTGTGTCGGGAAATCCGCCGCTTCTCCGAGGTGCCCATTGTGATGGTCACCGCCAAAATTGAGGAGATCGACCGCCTGCTGGGTCTGGAAATTGGCGCGGATGATTACATCTGCAAGCCTTACAGTCCGCGTGAAGTGGTCGCTCGCGTGAAGACCATTCTGCGCCGCTGCAAGCCGCAGCGTGAACTGCAGCAACTGGACGCCGAAAGCCCGCTTGTCGTCGATGAAAGCCGTTTTCAGGCCTCCTGGCGCGGTAAAATGCTTGACCTGACGCCTGCGGAATTCCGCTTGCTCAAAACCCTGTCTCACGAGCCGGGAAAAGTGTTTTCCCGCGAACAGTTGCTGAACCATCTCTACGATGACTACCGCGTGGTGACCGATCGCACCATCGACAGCCACATCAAAAACCTGCGTCGCAAGCTGGAAGCGCTCGACGAAGAGCCGTCATTTATCCGCGCGGTGTATGGCGTCGGGTATCGCTGGGAAGCAGATGCATGCCGGATTGCCTGA
- the yegQ gene encoding tRNA 5-hydroxyuridine modification protein YegQ, producing the protein MFKPELLSPAGTLKNMRYAFAYGADAVYAGQPRYSLRVRNNEFNHENLQLGINEAHELGKKFYVVVNIAPHNAKLKTFIRDLKPVVEMGPDALIMSDPGLIMLVRENFPEMPIHLSVQANAVNWATVKFWHSMGLTRVILSRELSLEEIEEIRNQVPEMEIEIFVHGALCMAYSGRCLLSGYINKRDPNQGTCTNACRWEYNVQEGKEDVVGNIVHKYEPIPVQNVEPTLGIGAPTDKVFMIEEAQRPGEYMTAFEDEHGTYIMNSKDLRAIAHVERLTQMGVHSLKIEGRTKSFYYCARTAQVYRKAIDDAAAGKPFDPQLLETLEGLAHRGYTEGFLRRHTHDDYQNYEYGYSVSERQQFVGEFTGERKGDLAAVAVKNKFSVGDSLELMTPQGNVNFTLAQMENAKGEPMPVAPGDGYTVWIPVPQDLTLDYALLMRNFSGESTRNPHAK; encoded by the coding sequence ATGTTTAAACCGGAACTCCTTTCCCCGGCGGGAACGCTGAAAAACATGCGTTACGCTTTCGCCTATGGCGCAGATGCCGTCTATGCGGGCCAGCCGCGTTACTCTCTGCGCGTGCGCAATAACGAATTCAATCACGAGAATCTACAGCTCGGCATTAATGAAGCCCATGAGCTGGGTAAAAAATTCTACGTGGTAGTGAACATCGCGCCGCATAACGCGAAGCTGAAAACCTTTATCCGCGATTTGAAGCCAGTGGTGGAAATGGGTCCGGATGCCCTGATCATGTCCGATCCGGGGCTTATCATGCTGGTGCGTGAAAACTTCCCGGAGATGCCGATTCACCTCTCCGTCCAGGCCAACGCCGTAAACTGGGCCACGGTAAAATTCTGGCACTCGATGGGGCTGACCCGCGTGATTCTGTCTCGCGAGCTGTCGCTGGAAGAGATTGAAGAGATTCGCAATCAGGTGCCGGAGATGGAGATTGAGATCTTCGTTCACGGCGCGCTGTGCATGGCCTACTCTGGCCGCTGCCTGCTCTCTGGCTACATCAATAAGCGCGACCCGAATCAGGGCACCTGCACCAATGCCTGCCGTTGGGAATACAACGTACAGGAAGGCAAAGAAGATGTGGTCGGCAATATCGTTCACAAATACGAGCCGATCCCGGTACAAAATGTGGAGCCAACGCTGGGTATCGGTGCGCCAACCGATAAAGTGTTTATGATTGAAGAGGCTCAGCGTCCGGGCGAATACATGACCGCGTTCGAAGACGAACACGGCACCTACATCATGAACTCGAAAGATCTGCGCGCCATCGCCCACGTTGAACGTCTGACGCAGATGGGCGTGCACTCGCTGAAAATCGAAGGCCGCACCAAATCCTTCTACTACTGCGCGCGTACCGCACAGGTTTATCGTAAAGCGATTGACGACGCCGCTGCAGGCAAGCCGTTTGACCCACAACTGCTGGAAACGCTGGAAGGCCTGGCACACCGTGGCTACACCGAAGGTTTCCTGCGTCGCCACACCCATGACGATTATCAAAACTACGAATACGGATACTCGGTTTCCGAGCGTCAACAGTTCGTGGGCGAGTTCACCGGTGAACGCAAAGGCGACCTTGCAGCCGTGGCGGTGAAAAATAAATTCTCCGTCGGCGACAGCCTGGAACTGATGACCCCGCAGGGCAACGTCAACTTCACGTTAGCGCAGATGGAAAACGCCAAAGGCGAGCCGATGCCGGTGGCGCCAGGAGACGGTTATACCGTATGGATCCCTGTTCCGCAGGATCTGACGCTGGATTATGCGCTGTTAATGCGCAATTTTTCCGGCGAATCGACGCGTAATCCGCATGCTAAATAG